The following coding sequences lie in one Erwinia amylovora genomic window:
- the ygbI gene encoding DNA-binding transcriptional repressor YgbI produces MIPVERHQQIVALVQLRGVVSIAELSERLAVSHMTIRRDLQKLEEQGAVLLVSGGVRSTERLSSEPSYLDKTSMYSLQKQAIGAAAARNIPHNSCIYLDAGTTTLALARELGIRDDLLIVTNDFVIANLLIDSSQCRMIHTGGKLCRNNRSCVGEAAAQTIRGLSLDIAFISASCWGMRGIFTPDEEKIAIKRTVSEISSKRVLLADSSKYNKIATFLALPLTRFDHIITDAQLPDSARQELRTHDIEVTLAG; encoded by the coding sequence ATGATCCCGGTTGAACGTCATCAACAAATAGTCGCGCTGGTGCAGCTGCGTGGCGTGGTAAGTATTGCTGAGTTATCCGAACGGCTGGCCGTCTCTCATATGACGATCCGTCGCGATCTGCAAAAACTGGAAGAACAGGGAGCCGTACTGCTGGTTTCCGGCGGGGTGCGCTCAACCGAGCGGCTCTCCAGCGAACCTTCGTACCTGGATAAAACCAGCATGTACAGTCTGCAGAAACAGGCAATTGGTGCTGCCGCCGCACGCAATATACCGCATAACAGCTGTATTTACCTGGATGCCGGCACCACCACGCTGGCGCTGGCTCGTGAACTGGGAATACGAGACGATCTGCTGATCGTGACCAATGATTTCGTCATCGCCAACCTGCTGATTGACAGCAGCCAGTGTCGAATGATCCATACAGGTGGCAAATTATGTCGAAACAATCGCTCCTGCGTTGGGGAAGCGGCGGCTCAGACAATACGCGGACTTTCGTTAGATATTGCGTTCATTTCCGCTTCTTGCTGGGGCATGCGGGGCATATTCACCCCTGACGAAGAAAAAATTGCCATAAAGCGTACGGTAAGTGAAATCAGCAGTAAACGTGTACTGCTGGCCGACAGCTCAAAATACAATAAAATAGCCACCTTCCTCGCGCTGCCTCTCACCCGTTTTGACCACATCATTACCGATGCCCAACTGCCGGATAGCGCGCGGCAGGAACTGAGAACACACGATATTGAGGTCACGCTCGCCGGGTAA
- the ltnD gene encoding L-threonate dehydrogenase: MSKATSLYACAIGPGSVAMGAAQSVFNAGLEIWGVELHQQALQTQRDSGEQGADTRADTVATDPYAVLRLMVNAAQVKQILFAESGHAARLTSGTAVMVSAILSSQDAQHIEQQLTAHQLIVTDDPVSGRAVKAAKGEMTLMASGSDRAFAQLQPMLAAVASKVYRIGSETGQGATVKMIHPLPAGVHIAAGAEATALAARAGIPLATLFEGVITAAGNAWMFENRTRHVVDGDGSPTSAVDIFVKDPGLMINTARERRFPPPLASTALNISTSASNAGCGREDDSAAIKIFSGISLPTQPESE, from the coding sequence GTGTCTAAAGCAACTTCATTGTATGCCTGTGCGATTGGCCCTGGCTCAGTGGCCATGGGGGCAGCGCAATCTGTTTTTAACGCGGGCCTTGAAATTTGGGGTGTAGAACTTCATCAGCAGGCTTTGCAAACCCAGCGCGACAGCGGGGAGCAAGGGGCAGATACTCGTGCCGATACTGTTGCCACCGACCCGTATGCGGTGTTGCGGCTAATGGTTAATGCGGCTCAGGTCAAGCAGATCCTGTTTGCAGAAAGTGGTCATGCCGCACGATTAACATCGGGTACGGCAGTGATGGTCTCTGCTATCTTGTCTTCACAGGATGCACAGCACATTGAACAGCAGCTGACAGCGCATCAGCTGATTGTGACGGATGATCCGGTGTCTGGCAGAGCAGTGAAAGCGGCAAAAGGCGAGATGACGCTGATGGCATCAGGCAGTGACCGGGCTTTTGCACAGCTGCAGCCGATGCTGGCTGCGGTTGCGTCTAAAGTCTACCGTATCGGCAGTGAAACTGGCCAGGGTGCAACGGTGAAGATGATCCACCCGTTACCGGCCGGTGTGCATATCGCTGCTGGTGCAGAAGCGACAGCGCTGGCTGCCCGAGCCGGTATCCCCCTTGCTACTTTGTTTGAGGGGGTAATAACCGCAGCGGGGAACGCCTGGATGTTCGAAAACCGCACGCGTCACGTTGTCGATGGTGACGGCTCGCCAACGTCAGCGGTTGATATTTTTGTCAAAGACCCCGGACTGATGATCAACACGGCCAGAGAGCGGCGCTTTCCGCCGCCGCTGGCATCCACTGCGTTAAATATTTCCACCTCTGCCAGCAATGCGGGCTGTGGTCGCGAAGATGACAGCGCGGCCATCAAAATTTTCAGCGGTATCTCTCTGCCAACCCAACCGGAGTCTGAATAA
- the otnK gene encoding 3-oxo-tetronate kinase, producing the protein MRLGVIADDFTGATDIASFLVQNGMSTVQFNGVPAEARQISADALVVSLKSRSCPPEKAVNDSLQALVWLQQHGCERFYFKYCSTFDSSAKGNIGPVTDALLQALGESQTVLSPALPVNGRTVYQGHLFVKDQLLGDSGMRHHPLTPMTENSLLRLIEAQASGKAGLICSQTIDRGAEAVRAALGALAEQGINYVVLDALHEQHLLTQGEALSDMRLLTGGSGLAIGLARWWQRGAPDRCHTQAAGAPQGQYAVVISGSCSEMTQRQVARYRQQAAAQRIDVERALHQHEAYVRELCDWVVQHKEDVLAPLLYATAGPDRLRSVQQRFGAKRSSDAVEQLFAAVARELQQRGWQRFIVAGGETSGVVTQSLAIDAFYIGPAISPGVPWVRAVQQPVSLALKSGNFGGEDFFAQAQREFSV; encoded by the coding sequence ATGCGTCTGGGAGTGATTGCGGATGATTTTACCGGAGCAACGGACATTGCCAGTTTTCTGGTGCAAAACGGCATGTCCACCGTGCAGTTTAACGGTGTGCCTGCTGAAGCTCGTCAGATTAGCGCGGATGCGCTGGTGGTCAGCCTGAAATCCCGTTCATGCCCGCCTGAAAAAGCGGTAAACGATTCGCTGCAGGCGCTGGTTTGGTTGCAACAGCACGGCTGTGAGCGCTTCTACTTTAAATACTGCTCGACATTCGACAGTAGCGCCAAAGGCAATATTGGCCCGGTAACCGATGCGTTGCTGCAAGCACTCGGCGAATCTCAGACTGTGCTTTCCCCGGCGTTACCCGTTAACGGTCGTACCGTTTACCAGGGCCATCTGTTTGTAAAGGATCAGCTGCTGGGTGATTCGGGTATGCGCCATCATCCGCTAACGCCCATGACCGAAAACAGCCTGTTACGCCTGATAGAAGCCCAGGCCAGCGGCAAAGCTGGCTTGATCTGCAGCCAGACCATCGACCGGGGAGCGGAGGCGGTGCGGGCGGCGCTGGGTGCGCTGGCTGAGCAGGGCATAAACTATGTAGTGCTGGATGCACTGCACGAGCAGCATCTGTTAACTCAGGGCGAAGCGCTAAGCGATATGCGGCTGCTGACCGGGGGATCCGGCCTGGCCATTGGCCTGGCGCGTTGGTGGCAGAGAGGTGCACCAGACCGCTGCCATACGCAGGCGGCAGGTGCGCCGCAAGGGCAATATGCCGTGGTGATTTCAGGCTCGTGCTCAGAGATGACGCAGCGCCAGGTGGCGCGCTATCGTCAGCAGGCGGCCGCGCAACGTATCGATGTTGAACGCGCCCTACATCAGCATGAGGCTTATGTCAGGGAGCTTTGTGACTGGGTCGTACAGCATAAGGAAGATGTGCTGGCACCCCTGCTTTATGCCACCGCCGGACCGGACCGGCTGCGATCTGTTCAGCAGCGTTTCGGTGCAAAGCGCAGCAGCGACGCGGTCGAACAGCTGTTTGCCGCCGTAGCACGCGAGCTACAGCAGCGTGGCTGGCAGCGCTTCATCGTCGCCGGGGGCGAGACCTCAGGCGTGGTAACACAGTCGCTGGCGATAGACGCTTTTTATATCGGCCCGGCTATCTCACCCGGCGTACCTTGGGTACGTGCGGTACAGCAGCCGGTATCACTGGCGCTGAAGTCCGGGAATTTTGGCGGCGAAGATTTCTTTGCACAAGCACAGAGGGAGTTTTCAGTATGA
- a CDS encoding aldolase, with product MTEQHAREEMIQLGASFFRRGYATGSAGNLSMRLADGTLLATPTGCCLGELKAQRLSKVTARGEWISGDIPSKEISFHRAIYSNKPDCGAIVHLHCLYLTALSCLQGLDAENCIRPFTPYVVMRVGAVPVVPYYRPGDVRLAEDLAQLAPHHKAFLLANHGPVVVGETLREAADNAEELEETARLIFTLGDRPIRYLNADEVAELRS from the coding sequence ATGACGGAACAGCACGCGCGCGAAGAGATGATTCAGCTGGGGGCCTCTTTTTTCCGGCGCGGTTATGCCACCGGTTCGGCTGGTAATCTGTCGATGCGTCTTGCCGATGGCACGCTGCTGGCGACGCCAACCGGTTGTTGCCTCGGGGAGCTTAAGGCGCAGCGTTTATCAAAAGTGACGGCGCGAGGGGAATGGATCTCCGGGGACATACCTTCAAAAGAGATTAGCTTCCATCGCGCCATATATTCGAATAAACCTGACTGCGGGGCGATTGTGCATCTGCACTGTCTGTATTTAACGGCACTTTCCTGTCTGCAAGGGCTGGATGCTGAAAACTGTATTCGTCCCTTCACGCCGTATGTGGTGATGCGCGTTGGCGCGGTGCCTGTGGTGCCTTATTACCGCCCTGGCGACGTGCGACTGGCCGAAGATCTGGCGCAGTTAGCACCTCATCATAAGGCGTTTCTACTGGCCAATCACGGCCCGGTGGTGGTGGGGGAAACTCTGCGTGAAGCGGCGGATAATGCCGAAGAGCTGGAAGAGACAGCCCGGCTGATATTTACCCTGGGCGACCGCCCGATACGCTACCTTAACGCTGACGAAGTGGCCGAATTAAGGAGCTGA
- a CDS encoding HPr family phosphocarrier protein, with amino-acid sequence MPKFAANLSTLFTEIPFLQRFEAAAKAGFRAVEFLFPYDYQLAELKQALTRHQLELVLFNTAPGDTAAGEWGVSAIPGREAEARRDIDRALEYALALESHQVHIMAGVVPKDADREAYCRTFIDNVRYAAERFARHDIRILLEALNPETKPDYLYSSQYQVLEMVKRIDRPGVFIQLDLYHAQLVDGNLSHLIVNYIGRYQHIQIASVPDRHEPDEGEVNFPWLFELLDSSGYQGWIGCEYFPRTTTLAGLGWLTAFN; translated from the coding sequence ATGCCTAAGTTTGCTGCCAATTTATCGACCCTGTTTACCGAAATCCCGTTCCTGCAACGTTTCGAAGCTGCGGCAAAAGCCGGGTTTCGCGCTGTGGAATTCCTCTTTCCCTACGACTATCAGCTCGCAGAATTAAAGCAGGCGTTAACCCGTCATCAGCTGGAACTGGTGTTATTTAATACCGCACCTGGTGACACAGCTGCCGGAGAGTGGGGCGTTTCCGCTATTCCCGGTCGTGAAGCTGAAGCCCGACGTGATATCGACCGCGCACTGGAATATGCGCTTGCGCTTGAAAGCCACCAGGTACACATTATGGCAGGGGTGGTGCCAAAAGACGCAGATCGCGAAGCTTATTGTCGAACCTTCATCGACAATGTGCGCTACGCCGCTGAACGTTTTGCCCGGCACGATATCCGCATTTTACTCGAAGCACTCAATCCCGAAACCAAACCTGACTATCTTTACTCCAGCCAGTATCAGGTGCTGGAGATGGTAAAGCGCATAGACCGGCCAGGGGTTTTCATTCAGCTCGATCTGTATCACGCGCAGCTGGTGGACGGTAACCTGAGCCATCTGATCGTTAACTACATCGGTCGTTATCAACATATCCAGATTGCCTCAGTGCCGGACCGCCATGAGCCGGATGAAGGTGAAGTTAATTTTCCCTGGCTGTTTGAACTGCTCGACAGCAGCGGTTATCAGGGCTGGATTGGCTGCGAATATTTTCCGCGCACCACCACGCTGGCTGGGTTAGGCTGGCTAACCGCTTTTAATTAA
- the pagP gene encoding lipid IV(A) palmitoyltransferase PagP, with translation MKLKSVLYLLMLLNCLGLKSAHAATLVHGISTSWHSFSNSVSQTWNEPQTFDLYMPALTWHNRWTYDADKIDRYNERPWGAGGGMSRYDEKGNWNGIYLMAFKDSFNKWEPIGGYGWEKTWRPLNDPDFHFGLGYTAGVTMRDNWNYIPIPLLLPLASIGYGAANFQMTYIPGTYNNGNVYFAWLRWQF, from the coding sequence ATGAAACTCAAATCCGTCCTGTACTTACTGATGCTGCTCAACTGTCTGGGGCTGAAGAGTGCTCATGCGGCCACTTTGGTGCACGGAATTTCCACAAGCTGGCATAGCTTCAGCAATAGTGTTAGCCAGACGTGGAACGAACCGCAAACCTTTGACCTGTATATGCCTGCCCTCACCTGGCATAACCGCTGGACTTACGATGCAGACAAAATCGACAGATACAATGAACGTCCCTGGGGAGCCGGCGGCGGCATGTCACGTTATGACGAAAAGGGCAACTGGAACGGTATCTATCTGATGGCATTTAAGGACTCCTTTAACAAATGGGAGCCAATTGGCGGTTACGGCTGGGAAAAGACCTGGCGTCCGTTAAACGATCCCGATTTTCATTTCGGGCTGGGCTATACCGCCGGGGTGACGATGCGCGATAACTGGAATTATATTCCCATTCCGTTGCTGTTACCCTTAGCTTCAATAGGTTATGGGGCTGCAAATTTTCAAATGACATATATTCCAGGAACTTATAACAACGGTAACGTCTATTTCGCCTGGCTGCGCTGGCAGTTCTGA
- the cspE gene encoding transcription antiterminator/RNA stability regulator CspE — MSKIKGSVKWFNESKGFGFITPEDGSKDVFVHFSAIQSNGFKTLAEGQRVEFEITNGAKGPSAANVAAI, encoded by the coding sequence ATGTCTAAGATTAAAGGTAGCGTTAAGTGGTTTAATGAGTCCAAAGGATTCGGTTTCATTACTCCTGAAGATGGTAGCAAAGATGTGTTCGTACACTTCTCTGCCATCCAGAGCAACGGTTTCAAAACTCTGGCTGAAGGTCAGCGCGTAGAGTTCGAAATCACCAACGGTGCCAAAGGCCCATCTGCTGCTAACGTTGCCGCTATTTAA
- a CDS encoding deaminated glutathione amidase: MKVALGQFAVKREWQENADICLGLMDQAHQQGARLLVLPEAVSARDIADPEWGIKAAQSVDGPFLRLLLAGSLSDTLTTVFTVHVPDGDGRVVNALVVIRQGRIIARYDKLHLYDAFTLQESRSVTAGDGIPPLVDVDGINVGLMICYDIRFPELARRLVLDGADLLVLPSAWVRGPLKEMHWQVMVSARALENTCYVAAAGECGPRNIGNSMVVDPLGVIVAQAAEGPALVVAEIDAQRIAEARRALPVLANRRFAPPQLL, encoded by the coding sequence GTGAAAGTGGCTTTAGGCCAGTTCGCGGTTAAACGCGAGTGGCAGGAAAATGCCGATATCTGCCTCGGTTTGATGGATCAGGCGCATCAGCAAGGTGCTCGCTTACTGGTATTGCCGGAGGCGGTGTCAGCTCGTGATATTGCCGACCCGGAATGGGGTATAAAAGCCGCACAATCTGTCGACGGGCCGTTTCTGCGGTTGCTATTGGCTGGCAGCCTGTCTGATACCCTGACGACCGTGTTCACCGTGCATGTGCCGGATGGTGACGGGCGTGTTGTCAACGCGCTGGTTGTCATTCGCCAGGGCAGGATTATAGCCCGCTACGATAAGTTGCATCTTTATGATGCATTTACTTTGCAAGAATCGCGCAGCGTGACTGCGGGCGATGGCATACCGCCGCTGGTGGATGTCGATGGGATCAACGTCGGACTGATGATCTGCTATGACATCCGTTTCCCGGAACTGGCACGGCGACTGGTGTTGGACGGCGCTGACCTGCTGGTGCTGCCTTCTGCCTGGGTCAGAGGGCCGCTTAAAGAGATGCACTGGCAGGTTATGGTCAGCGCGCGCGCGCTTGAAAACACCTGTTATGTTGCAGCGGCAGGGGAATGCGGTCCGCGTAATATCGGTAACAGCATGGTGGTTGATCCGCTCGGGGTCATTGTTGCTCAGGCTGCGGAGGGGCCGGCGCTGGTGGTGGCCGAAATCGATGCGCAGCGGATCGCCGAAGCCCGCCGCGCTCTACCGGTTCTGGCAAACAGGCGCTTTGCTCCACCGCAGCTGTTATAA
- the tatE gene encoding twin-arginine translocase subunit TatE yields the protein MEGISLAKLLIVGALIVLLFGTKKLRTLGGDLGSAIKGFKKAMNDDDGGARHTGSDEKKPGR from the coding sequence ATGGAAGGTATCAGTCTTGCTAAATTATTGATCGTCGGTGCGTTAATTGTCCTGTTATTTGGCACAAAAAAATTGCGCACTCTTGGTGGGGATCTGGGATCGGCGATTAAAGGCTTTAAAAAGGCAATGAATGACGATGACGGCGGCGCACGCCACACCGGCTCAGACGAAAAAAAACCGGGCAGGTAG
- the lipA gene encoding lipoyl synthase: MSKPIVMERGVKYRDADKMALIPVKTVATERKEILRKPEWMKIKLPADSSRIQGIKAAMRKNGLHSVCEEASCPNLAECFNHGTATFMILGAICTRRCPFCDVAHGRPMAPDASEPGKLAQTIADMALRYVVITSVDRDDLRDGGAQHFADCISAIREKNPSIKIETLVPDFRGRMDRALEILTATPPDVFNHNLENVPRVYRQVRPGANYDWSLKLLERFKEAHPEIPTKSGLMVGLGETNAEIVEVMRDLRRHGVTMLTLGQYLQPSRHHLPVQRYVSPAEFDEMKAAAVDMGFTHAACGPFVRSSYHADMQAKGLEVK, from the coding sequence ATGAGTAAACCGATCGTGATGGAACGCGGTGTCAAATACCGCGATGCAGACAAAATGGCGTTGATTCCGGTGAAAACCGTGGCGACTGAACGTAAGGAAATTTTACGTAAGCCTGAATGGATGAAAATCAAGCTGCCCGCCGACTCCAGCCGTATCCAGGGAATCAAAGCTGCGATGCGGAAAAATGGTCTGCACTCCGTTTGCGAAGAGGCTTCCTGCCCTAACCTTGCTGAGTGTTTTAACCACGGTACGGCCACTTTTATGATCCTTGGGGCCATTTGCACCCGGCGTTGCCCGTTTTGCGACGTAGCACACGGTCGGCCGATGGCACCGGACGCCAGCGAGCCGGGTAAACTGGCACAGACTATCGCCGATATGGCCTTGCGCTATGTGGTTATTACCTCGGTGGACCGTGATGACCTGCGCGATGGCGGCGCTCAACACTTTGCTGACTGTATCAGCGCTATTCGGGAAAAAAACCCGTCGATCAAAATCGAAACGCTGGTGCCGGATTTCCGTGGGCGTATGGATCGCGCACTGGAGATACTCACCGCCACGCCGCCGGATGTGTTTAACCACAATTTGGAAAACGTTCCACGCGTCTACCGCCAGGTGCGACCCGGCGCGAATTACGACTGGTCGCTGAAGCTGCTGGAGCGCTTTAAAGAAGCTCACCCGGAAATCCCCACAAAATCAGGTTTGATGGTTGGACTGGGTGAAACCAATGCTGAGATCGTTGAAGTGATGCGCGATCTGCGCCGCCACGGCGTTACCATGCTGACCCTTGGCCAGTATCTTCAGCCCAGCCGCCACCATTTGCCGGTTCAACGCTATGTCAGCCCAGCGGAATTTGACGAAATGAAAGCAGCGGCCGTAGACATGGGCTTTACCCATGCGGCATGCGGGCCGTTTGTGCGCTCATCATATCATGCCGATATGCAGGCTAAAGGGCTGGAAGTAAAATAA
- the lipB gene encoding lipoyl(octanoyl) transferase LipB, whose protein sequence is MSPDTLIIRQLGLQPWAPVSLAMHQFTDQRNDQTPDEVWLVEHLPVFTQGQAGKSEHLLMPGDIPVMQSDRGGQVTYHGPGQQVMYVMINLKRRKMGVRQLVSAIEQTVIDTLAAFCVNATARADAPGVYVDEKKICSLGLRIRQGCSFHGLALNVNMDLTPFGRINPCGYAGLKMTQLAQQQPDVTLTEVQPVLIANFTRQLAISDIYWSESTQLP, encoded by the coding sequence TTGTCGCCAGATACTCTGATTATCCGCCAGCTGGGCCTGCAGCCCTGGGCGCCCGTTTCCCTTGCCATGCACCAGTTTACCGACCAGCGTAATGATCAAACACCAGATGAAGTCTGGTTGGTGGAACATCTTCCGGTGTTCACCCAGGGACAGGCGGGAAAAAGCGAACACCTGCTCATGCCCGGCGATATTCCGGTGATGCAGAGCGACCGGGGCGGCCAGGTCACCTACCACGGGCCGGGTCAGCAGGTGATGTATGTGATGATCAATCTGAAACGGCGAAAAATGGGCGTGCGTCAGTTGGTTTCAGCAATCGAGCAGACGGTCATCGACACGCTGGCGGCTTTTTGCGTGAACGCCACCGCGCGCGCCGATGCGCCAGGCGTCTATGTGGATGAAAAAAAAATCTGCTCGCTTGGCCTGCGCATCCGCCAGGGCTGTTCGTTTCATGGCCTGGCGCTCAACGTCAATATGGATCTAACGCCGTTCGGTCGTATCAATCCCTGTGGTTATGCCGGCCTGAAGATGACCCAGCTGGCGCAGCAACAGCCAGATGTAACGCTGACTGAAGTACAGCCGGTATTAATTGCCAACTTTACCCGACAGCTGGCAATTAGCGACATTTATTGGAGCGAAAGCACCCAACTGCCGTAA
- the ybeD gene encoding DUF493 family protein YbeD — MKTNLKELLEFPTSFTYKVMGLAQPELVDQVVEVVQRHAPGDYSPEVKPSSKGNYHSVSITVTATHIEQVETLYEELGNIEIVRMVL; from the coding sequence ATGAAAACCAATCTCAAAGAACTGCTCGAATTCCCTACGTCTTTTACCTATAAAGTGATGGGACTGGCACAGCCTGAGCTGGTCGATCAGGTGGTTGAAGTGGTGCAACGTCATGCCCCGGGTGATTACTCTCCAGAGGTCAAGCCCAGTAGCAAAGGCAACTATCATTCTGTATCCATCACCGTTACCGCAACGCATATCGAACAGGTGGAAACCCTTTATGAAGAATTGGGTAACATCGAAATTGTACGAATGGTGCTGTAA
- the dacA gene encoding D-alanyl-D-alanine carboxypeptidase DacA, which translates to MNNLNSSRLLKRLTAGMLIALSLNVVAYADDVNIKTMIPGVPEIDAEAYILIDYNSGKVLAEKNADARRDPASLTKMMTSYVIGQAIKAGKIHQDDRVTVGKDAWATGNPVFKGSSLMFLKPGDRVPVSQLTRGIVLQSGNDACVAMADYVAGSQDTFVGLMNNYVKALGLQNTHFQTVHGLDAEGQYSSARDMALIGRALIRDVPDEYAVYHEKEFTFNNIRQMNRNGLLWDTNLNVDGIKTGHTESAGYNLVASATEGQQMRLISTVMGGHTYKGRETESKKLLTWGFRFFETVAPLKAGKEFASEPVWFGNSDRVQLGVEKDVYLTIPRGRMKDLKASYTLSNTELHAPLQKNQVIGTINFQLDGKTIEQHPLVILNDMPEGGFFGRIVDYIKLMFHHWFG; encoded by the coding sequence ATGAACAATCTGAACTCGTCCCGACTGCTTAAACGCCTGACTGCAGGCATGCTGATTGCTCTCAGCCTCAACGTTGTCGCCTATGCCGACGATGTCAACATCAAAACCATGATCCCGGGCGTGCCAGAAATTGACGCGGAAGCCTATATTCTGATCGATTACAACTCAGGGAAAGTGCTGGCAGAAAAGAATGCTGATGCGCGCCGCGACCCGGCAAGCCTGACGAAAATGATGACCAGCTATGTCATCGGCCAGGCGATAAAGGCGGGTAAAATTCACCAGGATGATAGGGTTACCGTGGGTAAAGATGCCTGGGCAACCGGCAACCCGGTATTCAAAGGTTCCTCCCTGATGTTTCTTAAGCCGGGCGACCGCGTGCCGGTTTCTCAGTTGACGCGCGGGATAGTATTGCAATCAGGCAACGATGCCTGTGTGGCAATGGCCGATTATGTTGCCGGCAGCCAGGATACGTTTGTTGGACTAATGAACAACTACGTAAAGGCCCTGGGCCTGCAAAACACGCATTTCCAGACGGTGCATGGCCTGGATGCCGAAGGTCAGTACAGCTCTGCGCGCGATATGGCGCTGATTGGCCGCGCACTGATCCGTGATGTGCCTGATGAATATGCGGTCTATCATGAGAAAGAGTTTACCTTTAACAATATTCGCCAGATGAACCGAAACGGTCTGCTTTGGGACACCAACCTTAACGTTGACGGCATCAAAACTGGCCACACAGAGTCTGCGGGCTATAACCTCGTTGCCTCTGCGACTGAAGGCCAGCAGATGCGCCTGATCTCGACGGTGATGGGTGGCCATACTTATAAAGGTCGCGAAACCGAAAGCAAAAAGCTGCTGACCTGGGGCTTCCGTTTCTTTGAAACCGTGGCACCGCTCAAGGCTGGTAAAGAGTTCGCTTCAGAACCGGTATGGTTTGGCAACAGCGACCGCGTTCAACTGGGTGTTGAAAAAGACGTTTACCTCACCATCCCGCGCGGCCGGATGAAGGATCTGAAAGCCAGCTATACGCTAAGCAACACCGAACTGCATGCACCCTTGCAGAAAAATCAGGTCATTGGCACCATCAACTTCCAGCTGGACGGCAAAACCATTGAACAGCATCCGCTGGTGATTTTGAATGATATGCCTGAAGGCGGTTTCTTTGGTCGTATCGTTGACTACATCAAGCTCATGTTCCATCACTGGTTTGGTTAA
- the rlpA gene encoding endolytic peptidoglycan transglycosylase RlpA: MRKDWLGIALASALLTACSTDNDQQAPVTQQQPAYNGPVVEIGGAEPQYEPVNPATAQDYTVNGTGYKIVKDPSNFSQTGIATSYGDEKAGNQTATGERFDANAMTAAHPTLPLPSYVRVTNLANGRMIVVRVNDRGPYTPGRIIDLSRAAADRLNTSNNTRVRIDYISVAADGSLSGPGTIGTTVAKQSYALPSRPDIGGGIPGNGGGVAVSAPTVQPAQGSSPQQEAHPLDNATLSNSDDAMGAPVRSSGFLGAAQPLQRGVLESSEPEVTASAPTSAAAKAPAAASTAAGGNYVVQVGALNNPENARQMATSLGKRFGVAGTVESRGNIYRVQLGRFSSRQQAAVLQQRLANEAQQQSFITVAPGAM; encoded by the coding sequence ATGCGTAAGGATTGGCTTGGTATCGCGCTGGCATCAGCATTGCTGACTGCCTGTAGCACTGACAACGACCAGCAGGCGCCGGTCACACAGCAGCAACCGGCCTATAACGGCCCTGTGGTAGAGATCGGCGGTGCTGAACCGCAATATGAACCGGTTAACCCGGCGACCGCACAGGATTATACGGTCAACGGTACTGGCTACAAAATTGTCAAAGACCCGTCAAACTTCAGCCAGACTGGCATCGCCACCTCGTACGGTGACGAGAAGGCTGGCAACCAGACGGCCACGGGTGAACGGTTTGATGCCAATGCGATGACCGCAGCGCACCCGACACTGCCGTTACCCAGCTACGTGCGCGTCACTAATCTGGCCAACGGCCGTATGATTGTTGTCCGCGTCAATGACCGGGGGCCTTACACGCCGGGACGCATTATCGATCTGTCGCGGGCAGCGGCTGATCGGCTGAATACCTCTAATAATACCCGGGTACGTATCGACTATATCAGCGTCGCGGCGGACGGATCGCTGTCAGGCCCTGGAACCATCGGTACGACGGTGGCGAAACAGAGCTACGCTCTGCCATCGCGCCCGGATATTGGCGGCGGCATCCCTGGCAACGGCGGCGGCGTGGCGGTATCTGCGCCGACGGTGCAACCGGCGCAAGGCTCCAGCCCACAGCAAGAGGCGCATCCGCTGGACAACGCAACGCTTAGCAATAGTGACGACGCGATGGGTGCACCGGTCCGCAGCAGCGGCTTCCTGGGTGCCGCGCAGCCGTTACAACGCGGCGTACTTGAAAGCAGCGAGCCTGAAGTCACTGCATCTGCGCCCACCTCCGCTGCGGCCAAAGCGCCTGCTGCCGCATCCACAGCTGCCGGCGGTAACTATGTGGTGCAGGTCGGTGCACTCAACAACCCAGAAAACGCCCGTCAAATGGCGACCAGTCTCGGCAAGCGCTTTGGCGTTGCCGGGACGGTAGAAAGCCGTGGCAACATTTATCGCGTACAGCTGGGCCGTTTCAGCTCACGTCAGCAGGCGGCTGTACTACAGCAGCGGCTGGCGAATGAAGCGCAGCAACAATCGTTTATCACCGTCGCACCTGGCGCAATGTAA